The following proteins come from a genomic window of Spongiibacter tropicus DSM 19543:
- a CDS encoding class I SAM-dependent rRNA methyltransferase, which translates to MTLATLRLNKNEERRLRGGHLWIYSNEVDKQASPLKSFEPGQQVLVESSQGKPLGVAYVNPQSLICARLLSQGQTPFAQRDIEQRLQQALALREQLFEHPCYRLVYGESDLLPGLVVDRFGDHLSVQFNTAGMEALREPVLAALEKLLAPASILLRNDASVRQLEGLPSEVECVLGQSPEDVELVENGVRFVAPLASGQKTGWFYDQRPNRAWLRDIVKGKRVLDVFSYVGSFGVQAGAFGASEVWCNDASELALEKAHENAALNGISDRFNTLHGDAFAALRQLKEDGQRFDVIVVDPPAFIKRKKDQKEGIQAYRRINELAMRLLEPGGYLLSGSCSMHMPREELLDIVRAASRHIDRHAQILAEGMQGADHPVHPAIPETRYLKAVLSRICRA; encoded by the coding sequence ATGACCCTGGCTACCCTGCGATTGAACAAGAACGAAGAACGCCGCCTGCGGGGAGGACACCTGTGGATTTACAGCAACGAGGTGGATAAACAGGCCAGCCCGCTGAAGAGTTTCGAACCCGGACAGCAAGTGCTGGTGGAGTCGTCTCAGGGAAAGCCGCTGGGCGTCGCGTATGTGAATCCCCAGTCCCTGATCTGCGCGCGACTGTTGAGTCAGGGGCAAACACCGTTCGCACAGCGCGATATCGAACAACGACTTCAGCAGGCGCTTGCCTTGCGAGAACAGCTTTTCGAGCACCCTTGCTATCGGCTCGTCTACGGGGAAAGCGATCTGCTTCCCGGCCTGGTCGTCGACCGCTTCGGCGATCATCTGTCGGTTCAATTCAATACGGCGGGAATGGAAGCGCTGCGTGAGCCCGTGCTGGCAGCGCTGGAGAAACTGCTTGCTCCCGCCTCCATCCTGCTGCGCAACGACGCCTCGGTTCGCCAGCTGGAAGGCCTGCCCAGCGAGGTGGAGTGCGTGCTCGGTCAGTCGCCGGAGGATGTTGAACTGGTAGAAAACGGCGTTCGCTTTGTGGCGCCGCTGGCCAGTGGCCAGAAGACCGGCTGGTTCTACGACCAGCGCCCCAACCGCGCCTGGCTGCGGGATATCGTCAAAGGCAAACGTGTACTGGACGTGTTCAGCTATGTGGGCAGCTTCGGCGTACAGGCGGGCGCCTTTGGCGCCAGCGAAGTCTGGTGTAATGATGCCTCTGAACTGGCGCTGGAAAAGGCCCACGAAAATGCCGCGCTGAACGGTATCAGCGACCGTTTTAACACGCTGCACGGCGATGCCTTCGCGGCACTGCGCCAGCTCAAGGAAGACGGTCAGCGCTTCGATGTGATTGTGGTTGATCCTCCCGCCTTTATAAAACGCAAGAAAGATCAGAAAGAAGGCATTCAGGCCTATCGCCGTATCAACGAGCTGGCGATGCGGCTGCTTGAGCCCGGCGGCTACCTGCTGTCGGGCTCCTGTTCGATGCATATGCCAAGAGAGGAACTGCTGGATATCGTTCGTGCGGCGTCACGACATATCGACCGCCACGCCCAGATTTTAGCGGAGGGCATGCAAGGCGCTGATCACCCCGTGCATCCCGCCATTCCCGAAACGCGGTATCTGAAAGCGGTGCTCAGTCGAATCTGTCGCGCCTAG
- a CDS encoding cytochrome P450, with translation MSQCPHINLLSLDAYVGGMPYEELAKVRQQGSMVYMDDPENGVPYWAVVKRDALDFVSQHPELFSSNLKGAFPMEVPPEEVEIQAVMQENIIIAMDPPKHMKYRKILRDAFTPKAVADMESWLRKGARQIVDRVAKKGRCEFVEEVAAELPLMAILELLGVPQEDRKQFFDWTNTMTFADDPDVATTRDEANAASFEVIAYAAELAAKQRENPTSPVVQALLNGEVDGEPVTEEMFAWMFILIMVGGNESTRTATSHGMRLLIEHPDQLQHLVDHPEDIPDAIEEMLRYNTAFIAMRRTATQDVEWNGHHIKKGDKVILHYHAVNHDEDVFGDDALTFDIHRAKRMPTLRRDIRAFGIGEHFCLGMNLARMELKVIFEELIPRLRNPEFAGEVRYMRSFFINTIKAMPIRFDPEG, from the coding sequence ATGAGTCAGTGTCCCCACATTAATCTGTTGAGTTTGGATGCCTATGTTGGCGGTATGCCCTATGAGGAGCTGGCAAAAGTCCGTCAGCAGGGTTCGATGGTTTACATGGACGACCCGGAGAACGGTGTGCCCTATTGGGCGGTGGTTAAACGCGATGCGCTGGATTTTGTATCTCAGCATCCTGAATTGTTTTCCTCCAATCTCAAGGGGGCCTTTCCGATGGAAGTGCCGCCAGAGGAAGTTGAGATTCAGGCGGTGATGCAGGAGAACATCATCATTGCCATGGATCCCCCCAAGCATATGAAGTATCGCAAGATTCTTCGCGACGCCTTCACGCCCAAGGCGGTGGCGGATATGGAGAGCTGGTTGAGAAAGGGGGCGCGTCAGATTGTTGATCGTGTGGCGAAAAAAGGACGCTGCGAGTTTGTGGAAGAGGTCGCCGCCGAGCTGCCGCTGATGGCGATTCTCGAATTGCTGGGTGTGCCGCAGGAAGACAGAAAGCAGTTCTTCGACTGGACCAATACCATGACCTTTGCCGATGATCCCGATGTGGCAACGACGCGCGATGAGGCCAATGCCGCCAGCTTCGAGGTGATTGCCTACGCGGCGGAACTGGCTGCCAAGCAGCGCGAGAACCCCACCAGTCCGGTGGTGCAGGCGCTGCTCAATGGCGAGGTGGATGGTGAGCCAGTTACCGAAGAAATGTTTGCCTGGATGTTCATCCTGATTATGGTGGGCGGCAATGAAAGCACGCGCACGGCGACCTCTCACGGTATGCGACTGCTGATTGAGCATCCTGACCAGCTGCAGCATCTGGTCGACCACCCGGAAGATATTCCCGACGCCATCGAAGAAATGTTGCGCTACAACACTGCATTTATCGCCATGCGTCGCACGGCCACGCAGGATGTTGAGTGGAATGGCCACCATATCAAGAAAGGCGATAAAGTGATCCTGCACTATCACGCGGTCAACCACGATGAAGACGTGTTTGGCGACGATGCGCTGACCTTTGATATTCACCGTGCCAAGCGGATGCCCACCCTTCGACGTGATATTCGCGCCTTTGGCATCGGCGAACACTTCTGCCTCGGTATGAACCTGGCGAGGATGGAATTGAAGGTCATCTTCGAAGAGCTGATTCCCCGTTTGCGCAATCCCGAATTTGCTGGAGAGGTACGCTATATGCGCTCCTTCTTCATCAACACCATAAAGGCGATGCCTATTCGCTTTGACCCGGAGGGGTGA